A stretch of DNA from Electrophorus electricus isolate fEleEle1 chromosome 18, fEleEle1.pri, whole genome shotgun sequence:
CATAAACAGACATTTGAATATGGTGTTTTGTTGGTTGGCTTCTtagaaatttgttttttatgttaaactTTGCATCATAGCCTTAActtgtttgtcttgtttaacCTCTTGTGTTTTGGCATTTCTCATGCTGTTGCATGCTTTTAAGAACTTCCTCAGGTTAATTATATACAGTATGCAAGTACACCCTAACATTTTGCTGTTGACCTCTAACCTTTTGCTCTTtatctcactctcacacagtctGAAATTGGCTTCGGGAAATTGGAAACATACATAAAACTGGACAAACTTggagaggtaaaaaaaaaacaactcaggGAGCAAATCGAGAGATGATGtgtagtgttgttgttgttgtttgttttttaactaaaTAACATGTTTCTgtaaattttttttactttgtcaaCATTCTCCTTTTATGTAGGAGTGAATGAATGTCATGTCCTTGTTTTCCAAAAGCctgtaaatatgtgtttattCCTGCCAGTGAAAATAGCAGGGTTTGCAAAATTATCTGCTATCTCACTGATGTAACCTTACATAACCTGTAATCTGATCcataatgataaatatatatgttactttggataagagcatcagACAACAGCCAGTGACAGCCTTCCAAGGTTCAAGAATTTGAATTAGTAGGTAAACATTTCCATAGGCAGTTCATGCATCCAGACTACAATGCAGTAAACAACCACATACATATTAAAGGATGAATCATAAACAAGACCTGTCTGTATGTGATATCCACTATTATATGCTGTACCTAAAAAGGTTCAGGTGATTTTGTAACCCAGTAAGCAAACCTtggtaaaattttaaaaaatcaccaGAACCATTAACCCACAAGGTAAATATTTCCAAAAGTTGGAATccattaagaaacaaaaaaaaaaaaaattaaagcctTCAGAAGTgagctaaaataaaaagagtTTCATCTGTGCAGGGCACCTATGCGACAGTGTTCAAGGGGCGCAGTAAACTGACTGATAATCTGGTGGCTCTGAAGGAGATTAGGCTGGAACATGAAGAGGGTGCACCCTGTACTGCTATACGTGAAGGTAACATAGCATGTGCTGCACCCTAACATTCACCCTCatacaaatatttaatgatATAATTAAGATCAGCAATTGGTCAAAATAAAGTTTCACTAATGTCTttatctttctgtctgtcactctctctgtcctgtgtctgtatctctctctttccatctctttccttctttctttcttctctttaaaTTAGTGTCCCTCCTGAAGGATTTAAAACATGCCAACATTGTCACTCTTCATGACATCATCCACACAGAGAAGTGCCTCACACTGGTCTTTGAGTACTTGGTGGGTATATGAGAGTGTTACATgatgtgtgtatctctgtgcatCTGTACTGGAGGTTGTTGGTAAGTGTGAGTAAGTGTCCTAACACTTGGTTTTCTGATTAATATTCAGGAAAGGGATTTAAAGCAGTACATGGATGATTGTGGGAGCATCATGTGTGTTCACAATGTGAAAGTGAGTCTACATACATTTCTTCTCTGTACCTGATTTGCAGTTGAAAGCACCAGTAATAGAAGAGAAAACTGAGATGTGAATACAAGTCAGTTCGTTTCTTAGTTTTGTATAtgtgcttatttatttttgctgaaatATTGGAACTTTATAAAAGGCTGTAGGAACTttataaaaatctttttaaaaaattgttatttcattttcttgaacaatattcaaattcaaatttatttatacagcactttttacaacagatattgtcacaaagcagctttacaaatgtcccaGTCCAAGCTCTcagtgagcaagtcaagggcatttaggaagaaaccttgaggggaagcaagactcaaaaggggggccATCCTTCTCTGGCCggcaatggtcaccacaataataacagttaaagagacaaataaataaaaacaaaataagcaattcaTTTTTAGTCCagctttctagaggtcctagtcttgtcccaaggtgtgcatgtgtctgagacccaTACaccaagagaacgtccattaagggcaacggagaagtagtttgCTAGGATGGAgctgtggtgggctacagcaggggacatcagggggtggtaggagtagccatggcagctgagacaggatgaggctcagtgacatcacatcgggtaggtgtacctcggtaGAAAGAGAAACTCTTAGATTGAACAATAGGGCATAGAAATCCTGTTCAGGACATGTGGCTTCACAGATTTTGAAAATACCACTTTTCTCAAACTAGTACTCAGCATCTCGCATGACCTTggaattctttttaaaattagtgtTCATGTAGAGCAATAACTTTAAAACTGTCAAATTGTTTCCAATCTGTATAATTTAGATTTTCACATTTACTATTATCTGCTCTGCAGATTTTCCTGTTCCAGCTGTTGCGAGGACTAGCATACTGCCATCGAAGGAAGGTTCTACACAGAGACTTGAAACCACAGAATCTTCTTATTAATGACAGGGGAGAGCTCAAACTGGCAGACTTTGGTGAATAAAAATAACACTATTTTGACAGTGCCAGTACATACACATGAGCACATATACACCATGAAAAGGGTAGATAATTGTAAAGTGTGAAATGTATTTGATGTCAGTGGGAGAAATGTATTCTTGAATTTCACACAGGTCCGCCTCTTTGGGGTGAGATAATTTGCTTTCCCATTGTAGATATGCCAcagattttgttgttgtaggTTTGGCTCGAGCAAAGTCTGTGCCTACCAAGACTTACTCTAATGAGGTGGTCACACTCTGGTACAGACCGCCTGACGTGCTTCTCGGATCAACAGAGTACTCCACTCCTATAGACATGTGGTGAGATGCATACCCAAACATTTTCTCTGCAGACACCTCAGCAAAGGAACACAGGTAGAAGAGGCTTCATATAGCATTTAGTCTCTGTGAGGGCAAGAATTACAGGTTAAAAGTGTGATTTACAATAACCCTAATATAAATAACTATATTTAAGGGCTTAGGATCTATGAGGGGAATGAAGGGTCtaactgttttatgtattttgaaGGGCCAGAGGTTTACTGAAATTATTGGGTGTACCATCCTCCCTGGGGAAAGTCTTTAGAAATGCATCAGTCAGTGGGGCAAGAGCCTCACTTAAGGAAGCATTTGCTTAATTTGGAAAATTCATAAATACAGAGAATTCAAGTAGCACACAAGGTCATAAtactgcttttctttctttctttctttctttctttctttctttctttctttttctttctttctttcttttgttctctctttctctgtttaaaaTGCAATCACTTAATTAGtctctgtgtgtaggggagTTGGCTGTATATTCTATGAGATGATCACAGGACGCCCTCTGTTCCCTGGCTCTACTGTGGAGGATGAACTCCATCTCATATTTCGCATCCTGGGTAAGGCCAGTGTGATGGTGTATccatgtgtggttgtgtttatttctgcacATTATTTTGGGTGCCACAgggcttctttttttccccacatgtATCTTTACTGTATCGTTTATATtcacatgtctctgtgtgtgtgtgtgtgtgtgtgtgtgtgtgtgtgtgtgtgtgtgtgtgtgtcggtctgTCTCCATTTCACGGTGTGTCTCCAGGCACTCCCACTGAGGAGTCCTGGCCAGGGGTCAGTACTAGTGAAGAGTTCAAGACCTATAACTTCCCTCAATATCATGCCGAACCTCTTGTCAATCACGCacccaggtgtgtgtttatgtgcatgcacattaattaattttggaagaatgagtgtgtgtgtgtgtgtgtgtgtgtgtgtgtgtgtgtgtgtgtgtgtctccacacaTTTGTCCCTGTGCAAAACCATACACAGTATCTTATTACAAATCTGGACCTCTGTCTTTGATTACAGGATAGACAGTGATGGTCATGACTTAATTGCTAAGTTATTACAGGTCAGTACATAAAAACCTATTTATTATTACTCAGCAAAtacttgtgtttatttgtgtgtgtgtgtgtgtgtgtgtgtgtgtgtgtgtgtgtgtgtgtgtgtgtgtgtcattgtataAACAGTGGAGCAGCAAGGCAGTTTACCAAGGTATTGACTACAaagtttctgtctgtgtgtctgttgtctgcctgtctgtctgtatttctgtctgcgtgcatgtgcatgtctacATAGTTTGAAGCAAAGCAACGTGTCACAGCAGAAGAGGCTCTCCATCACCCTTACTTCAGGTGTCTGGGAGAGCAAGTGCATCGACTACCTGACAGTAAGTACTGAATACTAGAATTTTAATTATACTTCACACTATAAAgttcatgaaataaaaacatgtccACATGATTTTCTGCAGGTGAGCCTTTTagaagtgaatgagtgaaaaacaattttaagcAGTTGAGTGACTAGTACCAGTCTCTTTTTATACATGCTACTGGCAAATAACTGTATTATtataactttttatttttcattttctaatttTGGTGTCACCAAATTCaagacaattttattttaagtcAAGAAAGTAAAGTCTCCAATCGTGCATCCATGAGTGCAACTCCTGATGTGCCAACCCATCGTATCTGAAACATAAGAGTCTTTTAATGAGGAACTGTAAATCActttatgtaatttatgtaaaagtaaataaaacaaaagtaattaaaaagaaaacagattacATAAAGGCCTTATGGATAGTTTCAAATGGATAAT
This window harbors:
- the LOC113577265 gene encoding cyclin-dependent kinase 16 isoform X3, which translates into the protein MDRMKIIKRRLSMSLRSARPVDENLSELTEHTAADEPPTSQENGIVHENVKMGSDGESDQASGTSSDEVQSPVRVRMRNNHPRRISNEDINKRLSLPVDIRLPEGYLERFAMNSPPFDKPLSRRLRRASLSEIGFGKLETYIKLDKLGEGTYATVFKGRSKLTDNLVALKEIRLEHEEGAPCTAIREVSLLKDLKHANIVTLHDIIHTEKCLTLVFEYLERDLKQYMDDCGSIMCVHNVKIFLFQLLRGLAYCHRRKVLHRDLKPQNLLINDRGELKLADFGLARAKSVPTKTYSNEVVTLWYRPPDVLLGSTEYSTPIDMWGVGCIFYEMITGRPLFPGSTVEDELHLIFRILGTPTEESWPGVSTSEEFKTYNFPQYHAEPLVNHAPRIDSDGHDLIAKLLQFEAKQRVTAEEALHHPYFRCLGEQVHRLPDTASIFSVKDILLQKDPGKRSTAYSEAAMPHKMGPTCLEYFQREGAKAPPSPSTS
- the LOC113577265 gene encoding cyclin-dependent kinase 16 isoform X1, with product MDRMKIIKRRLSMSLRSARPVDENLSELTEHTAADEPPTSQENEPMVCPVPPPASHSAPSFLRQYAGGLGRGAIRRDGLDRPYLSLHRTGSLGIVHENVKMGSDGESDQASGTSSDEVQSPVRVRMRNNHPRRISNEDINKRLSLPVDIRLPEGYLERFAMNSPPFDKPLSRRLRRASLSEIGFGKLETYIKLDKLGEGTYATVFKGRSKLTDNLVALKEIRLEHEEGAPCTAIREVSLLKDLKHANIVTLHDIIHTEKCLTLVFEYLERDLKQYMDDCGSIMCVHNVKIFLFQLLRGLAYCHRRKVLHRDLKPQNLLINDRGELKLADFGLARAKSVPTKTYSNEVVTLWYRPPDVLLGSTEYSTPIDMWGVGCIFYEMITGRPLFPGSTVEDELHLIFRILGTPTEESWPGVSTSEEFKTYNFPQYHAEPLVNHAPRIDSDGHDLIAKLLQFEAKQRVTAEEALHHPYFRCLGEQVHRLPDTASIFSVKDILLQKDPGKRSTAYSEAAMPHKMGPTCLEYFQREGAKAPPSPSTS
- the LOC113577265 gene encoding cyclin-dependent kinase 17 isoform X2 produces the protein MDRMKIIKRRLSMSLRSARPVDENLSELTEHTAADEPPTSQENEPMVCPVPPPASHSAPSFLRQYAGGLGRGAIRRDGLDRPYLSLHRTGSLGIVHENVKMGSDGESDQASGTSSDEVQSPVRVRMRNNHPRRISNEDINKRLSLPVDIRLPEGYLERFAMNSPPFDKPLSRRLRRASLSEIGFGKLETYIKLDKLGEGTYATVFKGRSKLTDNLVALKEIRLEHEEGAPCTAIREVSLLKDLKHANIVTLHDIIHTEKCLTLVFEYLERDLKQYMDDCGSIMCVHNVKIFLFQLLRGLAYCHRRKVLHRDLKPQNLLINDRGELKLADFGLARAKSVPTKTYSNEVVTLWYRPPDVLLGSTEYSTPIDMWGVGCIFYEMITGRPLFPGSTVEDELHLIFRILGTPTEESWPGVSTSEEFKTYNFPQYHAEPLVNHAPRIDSDGHDLIAKLLQFEAKQRVTAEEALHHPYFRCLGEQVHRLPDTASIFSVKDILLQKDPGKRSTAYSEAAQGKSRRQSVLF
- the LOC113577265 gene encoding cyclin-dependent kinase 17 isoform X4, with protein sequence MDRMKIIKRRLSMSLRSARPVDENLSELTEHTAADEPPTSQENGIVHENVKMGSDGESDQASGTSSDEVQSPVRVRMRNNHPRRISNEDINKRLSLPVDIRLPEGYLERFAMNSPPFDKPLSRRLRRASLSEIGFGKLETYIKLDKLGEGTYATVFKGRSKLTDNLVALKEIRLEHEEGAPCTAIREVSLLKDLKHANIVTLHDIIHTEKCLTLVFEYLERDLKQYMDDCGSIMCVHNVKIFLFQLLRGLAYCHRRKVLHRDLKPQNLLINDRGELKLADFGLARAKSVPTKTYSNEVVTLWYRPPDVLLGSTEYSTPIDMWGVGCIFYEMITGRPLFPGSTVEDELHLIFRILGTPTEESWPGVSTSEEFKTYNFPQYHAEPLVNHAPRIDSDGHDLIAKLLQFEAKQRVTAEEALHHPYFRCLGEQVHRLPDTASIFSVKDILLQKDPGKRSTAYSEAAQGKSRRQSVLF